One window of the Lemur catta isolate mLemCat1 chromosome 6, mLemCat1.pri, whole genome shotgun sequence genome contains the following:
- the GOLT1B gene encoding vesicle transport protein GOT1B, with protein sequence MISLTDTQKIGMGLTGFGVFFLFFGMILFFDKALLAIGNVLFVAGLAFVIGLERTFRFFFQKHKMKATGFFLGGVFVVLIGWPLIGMIFEIYGFFLLFRGFFPVVVGFIRRVPVLGSLLNLPGIRSFVDKVGESNNMV encoded by the exons ATGATCTCCTTAACGGACACCCAGA AAATTGGAATGGGATTAACAGGATTTGGAGTGTTTTTCCTGTTCTTTGGAATGATTCTCTTTTTTGACAAAGCACTACTGGCTATTGGAAAT gTTTTATTTGTGGCTGGCTTGGCTTTTGTAATTGGTTTAGAAAGAACATTCAGATTcttctttcaaaaacataaaatgaaagcTACAGGATTTTTTCTGGGTGGTGTATTTGTAGTCCTTATTGGCTGGCCTTTGATAGGCATGATCTTCGAAATTTATGGATTCTTTCTCTTGTTCAG GGGCTTCTTTCCTGTGGTTGTTGGCTTTATTAGAAGAGTGCCAGTCCTTGGATCTCTCTTAAATTTACCTGGAATTAGATCA TTTGTAGATAAAGTTGGAGAAAGCAACAATATGGTATAA